One segment of Pleomorphomonas sp. PLEO DNA contains the following:
- a CDS encoding NAD(P)(+) transhydrogenase (Re/Si-specific) subunit beta, producing MTANFSAVLYLVSGALFILALKGLSSPVTARRGNLLGMLGMAIAICTTLASIKPSFGAYALIVVGLAIGGGIGAYIARKIPMTAMPQLVAAFHSLVGLAAVLVAAAAIYAPEAFGIGLPGSIHAQALVEMSIGVAIGAITFTGSVIAFLKLDGRMSGKPIILPFRHWVNGGLAVLLVVLIVLLVNTESHLVFWLIVLVSLAFGGLLIVPIGGADMPVVVSMLNSYSGWAAAGIGFTLGNTALIITGALVGSSGAILSYIMCKGMNRSFISVILGGFGGETAVAGGAVEQRPVKQGSAEDAAFIMKNASKVIIVPGYGMAVAQAQHALREMADKLKAEGVEVKYAIHPVAGRMPGHMNVLLAEASVPYDEVFELEDINSEFATADVAFVIGANDVTNPAAKTDKTSPIYGMPILDVEKAGTVLFVKRGMGSGYAGVENELFFRDNTMMLFADAKKMVETIVKNLE from the coding sequence AATTTCTCCGCCGTCCTCTACCTGGTCTCGGGCGCCCTGTTCATCCTGGCGCTCAAAGGACTCTCCAGCCCGGTGACGGCCCGGCGCGGCAATCTTCTGGGTATGCTCGGCATGGCGATCGCCATCTGCACGACGCTCGCCTCGATCAAGCCATCCTTCGGCGCCTATGCGCTGATCGTCGTCGGCCTCGCCATAGGTGGCGGCATCGGCGCCTACATTGCCCGCAAGATCCCCATGACGGCCATGCCGCAGCTGGTCGCGGCCTTCCACTCGCTCGTCGGCCTCGCCGCCGTGCTGGTGGCGGCCGCCGCGATCTATGCGCCGGAAGCCTTCGGCATCGGTCTGCCCGGCTCGATCCATGCACAGGCGCTGGTCGAGATGAGCATCGGCGTCGCCATCGGCGCCATCACCTTCACCGGCTCGGTGATCGCCTTCCTCAAACTCGATGGCCGGATGAGCGGCAAGCCGATCATCCTACCGTTCCGCCACTGGGTGAACGGCGGGCTGGCCGTGCTGCTGGTGGTGCTGATCGTGCTGCTCGTCAACACGGAAAGCCACCTGGTGTTCTGGCTGATCGTGCTGGTCTCGCTGGCCTTCGGCGGCCTGCTCATCGTGCCGATCGGTGGCGCCGACATGCCGGTCGTCGTCTCCATGCTGAACAGCTACTCGGGCTGGGCGGCGGCCGGCATCGGCTTCACGCTGGGCAACACGGCGCTGATCATCACCGGCGCGCTGGTCGGCTCGTCGGGCGCCATCCTCAGCTACATCATGTGCAAGGGCATGAACCGCTCGTTCATCTCGGTGATTCTCGGCGGGTTCGGCGGCGAGACGGCGGTGGCCGGCGGCGCGGTGGAACAGCGGCCGGTCAAGCAGGGCTCGGCCGAGGACGCCGCCTTCATCATGAAGAACGCCTCCAAGGTGATCATCGTGCCCGGTTACGGCATGGCGGTGGCCCAGGCCCAGCACGCGCTGCGCGAGATGGCCGACAAGCTGAAGGCTGAAGGCGTCGAGGTGAAATACGCCATCCACCCGGTGGCCGGCCGTATGCCCGGCCACATGAACGTGCTGCTCGCCGAGGCGTCGGTGCCTTACGATGAGGTGTTCGAACTCGAGGACATCAACTCGGAATTCGCCACCGCCGACGTTGCCTTCGTCATCGGCGCCAACGACGTCACCAACCCCGCCGCCAAGACCGACAAGACCTCGCCGATCTATGGCATGCCGATCCTCGACGTCGAGAAGGCCGGCACGGTGCTGTTCGTCAAGCGCGGTATGGGCTCTGGCTACGCCGGCGTCGAGAACGAGCTGTTCTTCCGCGACAACACCATGATGCTGTTCGCCGACGCCAAGAAGATGGTGGAGACGATCGTCAAGAACCTCGAATGA
- a CDS encoding MATE family efflux transporter produces MSEQEKTQNPYLHGSLTRVFVRTAAPIVLFMTVSGLYTVVDALLLGRLAGPKALTAVTLMFPVMMLIVALQSMVSSGMASIVAREIGAGDIRAAEGSVNAANLLALIVCGVLILVLLFVGGPMTRALSEGDPEIAHMGLVFTTIMVVFSPFSFFLSIQGDALRSEGKVGMMAIVAISVTLLNIVFNYILIGPFGLGVAGSAAGTVLAQVVAIAAVFFLRLSGRTRLPLYARGTGSLLANWKEMLALGAPPSLGLLGISLSSATVITDIQVWSTANPAATIAAYGVLNRVMTFAFLPLLGVTMACQSIAGNNFGAGLHDRVRTTLKVAFSIAVVYAVLFEAMFMFLARPVGSLFVADLQVIDEVARIMPVTNVTYVLSAPLMILGGYYQALGMAGSAAILNLVRTYVISLPVLVLLPMAVGEIGIWIAYPVSDVVMLGVVAALLIWNARRHHLSWGIFHPSSA; encoded by the coding sequence ATGTCCGAACAAGAAAAAACCCAGAATCCCTATCTTCACGGCTCGCTGACGCGGGTGTTCGTGCGCACCGCCGCGCCGATCGTCCTGTTCATGACGGTGAGCGGTCTTTACACCGTGGTCGACGCGCTGCTGCTCGGCCGCCTCGCCGGACCGAAGGCGCTCACCGCAGTGACGCTGATGTTTCCGGTGATGATGCTGATCGTGGCATTGCAGAGCATGGTGTCCTCGGGCATGGCGTCCATCGTCGCCCGCGAGATCGGCGCCGGCGACATCCGCGCGGCCGAGGGCAGCGTCAATGCCGCCAACCTCCTGGCGCTCATCGTCTGCGGCGTCCTGATTCTGGTGCTGCTGTTCGTCGGCGGGCCGATGACGCGCGCGCTGTCGGAAGGCGATCCGGAGATCGCCCACATGGGTCTCGTGTTCACCACCATCATGGTGGTGTTCTCGCCCTTCAGCTTCTTCCTGTCGATCCAGGGCGACGCGCTGCGCTCGGAGGGCAAGGTCGGGATGATGGCAATCGTCGCCATCTCGGTGACGCTGCTCAACATCGTCTTCAACTACATCCTGATCGGCCCGTTCGGGCTCGGCGTCGCCGGCTCGGCCGCCGGCACCGTGCTGGCGCAGGTGGTGGCCATCGCCGCCGTATTCTTCCTCCGCCTCTCCGGCCGCACGCGGCTGCCGCTCTATGCGCGCGGCACAGGGTCGCTTCTTGCCAACTGGAAGGAAATGCTTGCCCTCGGCGCGCCGCCATCGCTGGGCCTGCTCGGCATCAGCCTGTCGAGCGCCACGGTGATCACTGACATCCAGGTGTGGTCGACCGCCAATCCGGCCGCCACCATCGCCGCTTACGGCGTCCTCAACCGCGTCATGACCTTCGCCTTCCTGCCGCTCCTCGGCGTCACCATGGCCTGCCAGTCGATTGCCGGAAATAACTTCGGCGCCGGTCTGCACGATCGTGTCAGGACGACGCTGAAGGTCGCCTTCAGCATCGCCGTGGTCTACGCGGTTCTGTTCGAAGCGATGTTCATGTTCCTCGCTCGGCCGGTCGGCTCGCTGTTCGTTGCCGATCTCCAGGTAATCGACGAGGTGGCGCGCATCATGCCGGTTACCAACGTCACCTATGTGCTGTCGGCACCGCTAATGATCCTCGGCGGCTACTATCAGGCGCTCGGCATGGCCGGCAGCGCGGCGATCCTCAATCTCGTCCGCACCTATGTCATCAGTCTGCCGGTGCTCGTCCTGCTGCCAATGGCGGTCGGCGAGATCGGCATCTGGATCGCCTATCCGGTCAGCGACGTGGTGATGCTCGGCGTGGTGGCCGCCCTGCTCATCTGGAACGCCCGCCGGCACCACCTATCCTGGGGCATCTTCCACCCCAGCTCGGCCTGA